From Streptomyces sp. NBC_00370, a single genomic window includes:
- a CDS encoding FAD binding domain-containing protein — translation MTTHAPQTAQSVTLPASLDEAVAALTAMPAAVPVAGGTDLMASVNKGLLRPAGLVGLGRISELRGWHYQDGHALLGAGLTHARMGRPDFAALIPALAASARAAGPPQIRNAGTLGGNIATAAPTGDALPVLAALEADLVVAGPGGSRREIPATHLLAGREMLEPAELIGFVRVPLLHAPQVFLKATGRTGPGRATASVAVVLDPARRGVRCAVGAIAPMPLRPLEAERWIASLIDWDGARGLAQEALVAFGEYVAAACIPDPAPPADGGEPPAPAPAVLHLRRTVAALARRALGRALS, via the coding sequence TTGACCACGCACGCACCGCAGACGGCGCAGTCCGTGACGCTGCCGGCCTCGCTCGACGAGGCCGTGGCGGCGCTGACTGCCATGCCTGCCGCCGTACCCGTCGCGGGTGGCACGGACCTGATGGCATCGGTCAACAAGGGCCTGCTGCGGCCCGCGGGACTCGTCGGCCTCGGCAGGATCAGCGAGCTGCGCGGCTGGCACTACCAGGACGGCCACGCCCTCCTCGGGGCCGGGCTCACCCACGCGCGCATGGGCAGGCCCGACTTCGCCGCCCTCATCCCCGCGCTCGCCGCGTCCGCGCGCGCCGCGGGGCCGCCCCAGATCCGTAACGCGGGCACCCTCGGCGGCAACATCGCCACCGCGGCCCCCACCGGCGACGCCCTGCCGGTCCTGGCCGCCCTGGAGGCCGATCTCGTCGTCGCCGGCCCCGGCGGCTCCCGGCGCGAGATCCCGGCGACCCATCTGCTGGCGGGCCGCGAGATGCTGGAGCCGGCCGAACTCATCGGCTTCGTACGCGTCCCGCTGCTGCACGCCCCCCAAGTCTTCCTCAAGGCCACCGGCCGCACGGGCCCCGGCCGCGCCACCGCCTCGGTGGCCGTCGTGCTCGACCCGGCGCGCCGCGGAGTGCGCTGCGCCGTCGGCGCGATCGCACCGATGCCCCTGCGCCCCCTTGAGGCGGAGCGCTGGATCGCTTCACTGATCGACTGGGACGGCGCACGCGGGCTCGCCCAGGAGGCCCTGGTGGCCTTCGGCGAGTACGTGGCGGCGGCCTGCATCCCGGACCCGGCGCCGCCGGCCGACGGCGGAGAGCCCCCCGCCCCGGCGCCCGCCGTACTGCATCTGCGGCGTACCGTCGCAGCCCTGGCCCGACGAGCACTGGGGAGGGCGCTGTCGTGA